Proteins found in one Lemur catta isolate mLemCat1 unplaced genomic scaffold, mLemCat1.pri scaffold_43_ctg1, whole genome shotgun sequence genomic segment:
- the LOC123629800 gene encoding uncharacterized protein LOC123629800 has protein sequence MKAPCTLWPVLHACHQHRLGSGVQSLLVGPILYPTRLSSVEQEEKVNGVLQSQLGEGHLTSASHRDLCDTDQPPCTGAILFDEQGVSRALDAATTRGDSNTQEGQEPMETRLSGEEEEANPTQQTSLHEQRVTLSSGQDLSESRCPSRCPAARCRRRLLLPGSSWVCRNTRGNTPVMATCGVVLDIKRDGTHSWRNPEKTRASVL, from the exons atgaaAGCCCCTTGCACTCTGTGGCCAGTCCTTCATGCCTGTCATCAGCACCGCCTTGGATCTGGTGTCCAGTCCCTCTTGGTTGGTCCTATTCTTTATCCCACGAGGTTGAGCAGTGTGGAACAGGAGGAGAAGGTGAATGGAGTCCTGCAGAGCCAGTTGGGTGAAGGCCACCTGACTTCTGCCAGTCACCGTGACCTGTGTGACACCGACCAGCCTCCCTGCACCGGTGCCATCCTGTTTGATGAGCAGGGAGTCTCCAGGGCACTGGATGCAGCTA CAACTCGAGGTGACAGCAACACACAGGAAGGACAAGAGCCCATGGAGACCAG GCtcagcggggaggaggaggaggcgaaTCCCACCCAGCAGACCTCACTGCATGAGCAGCGTGTCACCCTCTCCAGTGGCCAGGACCTCTCTGAGTCCCGCTGCCCTTCCCGCTGTCCTGCTGCCCGATGCAGGAGACGACTGCTCCTGCCCGGGTCCAGCTG GGTGTGTCGGAATACCAGAGGAAATACACCTGTCATGGCCACATGTGGAGTTGTCCTTGATATCAAGAGAGACGGGACACATAGCTGGAGAAATCCAGAAAAAACCCGTGCAAGTGTCCTGTGA